The Mesorhizobium sp. AR10 genome includes the window CTTGACCCAGGTCGCCAGGCTGCCGACGATCATGCCGATGGCGAGCGCCAGGAACAGGAAGATGAAAAGCGGCAGGTTCAGCGTCAGCGCCGGGTTGCCGGGATTGAACGGGTCGAGCGTGAAGGCAACCAGTTCGCGGTTGGCAACGGCAAGCGCAACCAGGATGATGGCCAGCGGCACGAAGACCACGACGAGCATGAAGCGATTGAACATAAGGTTTCCTGTCGAAAGGCCAGTGGGCGCCTGCGCCCGCGGCGCCTATTTGCCGCCGTTCAGCCTTTCACGC containing:
- a CDS encoding DUF1049 domain-containing protein, translated to MFNRFMLVVVFVPLAIILVALAVANRELVAFTLDPFNPGNPALTLNLPLFIFLFLALAIGMIVGSLATWVKQGRYRKLARQRGVEAENLRQAVSRAPAAPQGPSQGSAQGSALPKPTS